A stretch of the Prochlorococcus marinus str. MIT 0918 genome encodes the following:
- a CDS encoding glycosyltransferase family 2 protein, whose protein sequence is MNKIILNPLVSVIIPTLNRAHTLPRAINSILDQTYTNWELIIIDNYSSDNTDEIVSTFKDNRINYLKNPIRHLSISRNIGIRASKGLYIALLDSDDWWLPTKLEFSIKELNKGYQFIYHDLFRIYPQPKLFNFLFFKKLKTRSLKKDVFLDLFLNSNAINVSSVVFTRVLFNKVNGFQEITFLRNCEDYDCWLRMALQTNKFKRIKECLGNYEMALDSMSNDKLRIIAFEYLLSTYIKYLPSYLGREPGHIYSSLAISYMRVNNFKKALLYSRKCIFSSSNLLPKVKSISVVIIVLIKFLFRQFFIK, encoded by the coding sequence ATGAATAAAATAATATTGAATCCTTTAGTATCAGTAATTATTCCAACCCTTAATCGTGCCCATACATTGCCCAGAGCTATAAATTCTATTTTAGATCAAACCTATACTAATTGGGAATTAATTATCATTGATAATTATTCTTCAGATAATACAGATGAAATTGTTTCTACCTTTAAAGATAATAGAATTAATTATTTAAAAAACCCTATTAGACATTTAAGTATATCTCGCAATATTGGAATTCGTGCTTCCAAAGGTTTATATATAGCCTTATTAGATTCAGATGATTGGTGGCTTCCAACTAAACTAGAATTCTCTATTAAAGAATTAAATAAAGGTTATCAATTTATATATCATGATCTTTTCCGTATATATCCTCAGCCAAAACTATTTAATTTTCTTTTTTTTAAAAAGCTCAAAACTAGATCTTTAAAAAAAGATGTTTTTTTAGATCTTTTTTTAAATAGTAATGCTATTAATGTATCCAGTGTCGTTTTTACTAGAGTATTATTTAATAAGGTTAATGGCTTTCAAGAAATTACTTTTCTAAGAAATTGTGAGGATTATGATTGTTGGCTTAGGATGGCTTTACAAACTAATAAATTTAAACGGATTAAAGAATGTCTTGGTAACTATGAAATGGCTCTAGATAGCATGAGTAATGACAAGTTACGAATTATAGCATTTGAATATTTATTATCAACATATATTAAATACCTACCCTCTTATCTAGGAAGGGAGCCAGGTCATATATATAGTTCTTTAGCTATTAGTTATATGAGAGTAAATAATTTTAAGAAAGCACTATTATATTCTCGTAAATGTATTTTCTCATCTTCCAATTTATTACCCAAGGTAAAATCTATATCAGTAGTAATTATTGTTCTAATTAAATTCCTTTTTAGACAGTTTTTCATAAAATAA